The proteins below come from a single Nocardioides eburneiflavus genomic window:
- a CDS encoding BLUF domain-containing protein: protein MHTDDPQLQTLTYTSAATRLMSVAQLVELIEQIRPKNERLGLTGLLLYSGGNVIQTLEGTSDAVDAVFDAIRADPRHGDVRVLDRRLVADRSFSTWSMGFRNVSAREVADLRDFNEFARQSVGHDLVAHVAPAFELLESFRLNTA, encoded by the coding sequence ATGCACACCGACGACCCCCAGCTCCAGACGCTGACCTACACCAGTGCCGCGACCCGCCTGATGTCCGTCGCCCAGCTCGTGGAGCTGATCGAGCAGATCCGCCCCAAGAACGAGCGCCTCGGCCTGACCGGCCTGCTGCTCTACAGCGGCGGCAACGTGATCCAGACGCTCGAGGGCACGTCGGACGCCGTGGACGCGGTGTTCGACGCGATCAGGGCCGACCCCCGCCACGGCGACGTCCGCGTGCTCGACCGGCGCCTCGTCGCCGACCGGTCCTTCTCGACCTGGTCGATGGGCTTCCGCAACGTGTCGGCGCGCGAGGTCGCCGACCTCCGTGACTTCAACGAGTTCGCCAGGCAGTCGGTGGGGCACGACCTCGTCGCCCACGTGGCGCCTGCCTTCGAGCTGCTGGAGTCCTTCCGGCTCAACACCGCCTGA
- a CDS encoding LLM class flavin-dependent oxidoreductase → MQLPDPALVVLVGASGSGKSTWAAARYREQEVVSSDALRGVLGSGTHDLDASIDAFAVLETIVSARVRRGLTTVVDTLGLDPVRRQAWLAAARGAGMPAVAVLLDTPESECRRRNGARDRPVPAPVLAAQLRSVRDVRPVLDAEGWDLVVPVTGDVADGGPAPAAIPSPAAAAPDRTSSLGLRSVLQVSRFPWGERPLPWLTDVARAADEAGFAGLALMDHLIQVPQVGRAWEPIPEPWVTLGAIAAAGTGLELGTLCTPVTFRPAGVTAKAAATLSALTGGRTFVGVGAGWFEREHAAYGIGFPPARERLDELERAVVTMKALWAAGTKAYDAHGVVLPETTSYPRPAARIPVVVGGSGERRTLRIAAAHGDACNLRTTDEDELERLIGVVHAHCADLGRDRSEVAVTVLDLPVVGADRDDVWSRVERLRGRTPAATYAARTHAATVAGHRDRWARLAGLGVETVFVATPDLGGPEDVLALRGLNA, encoded by the coding sequence GTGCAGCTCCCCGACCCGGCCCTCGTGGTGCTCGTCGGTGCCTCGGGGTCCGGCAAGTCGACGTGGGCCGCAGCGCGCTACCGCGAGCAGGAGGTCGTCTCCTCCGACGCGCTGCGCGGGGTGCTCGGCAGCGGCACCCACGACCTCGACGCCTCGATCGACGCGTTCGCGGTCCTCGAGACGATCGTCAGTGCGCGGGTCCGCCGCGGGCTGACCACGGTCGTCGACACGCTCGGGCTCGACCCGGTCCGGCGGCAGGCGTGGCTGGCCGCCGCCCGCGGCGCCGGAATGCCTGCCGTCGCGGTCCTGCTCGACACCCCGGAGTCGGAGTGCCGTCGCCGCAACGGCGCCCGCGACCGCCCCGTCCCCGCCCCCGTCCTCGCCGCGCAGCTGCGGTCCGTGCGGGACGTACGCCCTGTGCTGGACGCCGAGGGCTGGGACCTCGTCGTGCCCGTGACCGGGGACGTCGCCGACGGAGGACCTGCGCCGGCGGCGATCCCGTCGCCCGCAGCCGCCGCGCCCGACCGCACGTCGAGCCTCGGCCTGCGGTCGGTGCTCCAGGTGTCGCGGTTCCCGTGGGGCGAGCGCCCGCTGCCGTGGCTCACGGACGTCGCGCGGGCCGCGGACGAGGCGGGCTTCGCCGGGCTCGCGCTGATGGACCACCTCATCCAGGTGCCGCAGGTCGGCCGGGCGTGGGAGCCGATCCCGGAGCCGTGGGTCACCCTCGGCGCGATCGCCGCCGCCGGGACGGGGCTGGAGCTCGGCACCCTCTGCACGCCCGTGACGTTCCGGCCGGCAGGCGTGACCGCCAAGGCAGCCGCCACCCTGTCCGCGCTCACCGGCGGGCGCACCTTCGTCGGCGTCGGCGCGGGGTGGTTCGAGCGCGAGCACGCGGCGTACGGCATCGGATTCCCGCCGGCGCGCGAACGCCTCGACGAGCTCGAGCGCGCGGTCGTGACCATGAAGGCGCTCTGGGCGGCGGGCACCAAGGCGTACGACGCGCACGGCGTCGTGCTGCCGGAGACCACGTCGTACCCGCGACCGGCCGCGAGGATCCCGGTCGTCGTCGGTGGATCGGGCGAGCGGCGGACCCTCCGGATCGCCGCGGCCCACGGCGACGCCTGCAACCTCCGCACCACCGACGAGGACGAGCTCGAGCGGCTCATCGGCGTCGTCCACGCGCACTGCGCCGACCTCGGCCGGGACCGGTCGGAGGTCGCGGTGACCGTGCTCGACCTCCCGGTGGTCGGCGCCGACCGCGACGACGTGTGGAGCCGCGTCGAGCGGTTGCGCGGACGCACCCCCGCGGCGACGTACGCCGCCCGCACGCACGCCGCGACCGTGGCGGGTCATCGCGACCGGTGGGCCCGCCTCGCCGGCCTGGGCGTGGAGACGGTGTTCGTCGCCACCCCCGACCTCGGAGGCCCCGAGGACGTCCTGGCCCTTCGGGGGCTGAACGCCTGA
- the katG gene encoding catalase/peroxidase HPI, producing MSDLEDTTPESPQGVDRKAEAGCPVMHDSATAQGSESESPVIDAPEPQGHRPRTNQDWWPNQLDLSVLHAHSPKGNPLGADFSYREEFAKLDVEALKADIAQTLRTSQDWWPADFGHYGGLMIRMSWHSAGTYRVQDGRGGAGDGGQRFAPLNSWPDNANLDKARRLLWPVKQKYGQKISWADLLVLAGNVALEDMGFETFGFAFGREDVWEPEEIFWGPEDTWLGDERYSGERELGEGLGAVQMGLIYVNPEGPNGNPDPVASARDIRETFARMAMNDEETVALIAGGHTFGKTHGAGDADLVGPEPEGAELENQGLGWLSSYGSGKGGDTITSGLEVTWTDVPTQWSNRYFEILFGYEWELTESPAGAKQWVAKTDDAIIPDAHDPSKKHRPTMLTSDLALRFDPAYEKISRRFLDNPDQFAEAFAKAWYKLLHRDMGPVGPHLLGPWVPEAQLWQDPVPPVEGQLVGDADIASLKEKLLASGLSVSQLVSLAWASAATFRRTDRRGGANGARIRLEPQRGWAAHADLDLDTSLAAIERVQQEFNSAGGAQVSLADLIVLGGAAAIEKAAKDAGHDVTVPFTPGRTDATQEQTDVDSMRWLEPRADGFRNWARPGEKLQPEKLLVDKAYLLGLSAPQMTVLLGGLRALGANAGGTSHGVLTDRPGVLTNDFFAHLLSPGTQWKASQSEEGVYEIRDVASGELRWTATAVDLVLGSNSQLRALAEVYASEDARDRFVADFVAAWAQVMDNDRFDLR from the coding sequence ATGTCCGACCTGGAAGACACGACGCCCGAGAGCCCCCAGGGCGTGGACCGCAAGGCCGAGGCCGGCTGCCCGGTCATGCACGACTCCGCCACCGCTCAGGGCAGCGAGAGCGAGAGCCCGGTCATCGACGCGCCCGAGCCGCAGGGCCACCGCCCGCGCACCAACCAGGACTGGTGGCCCAACCAGCTCGACCTCTCGGTGCTGCACGCGCACTCGCCGAAGGGCAACCCGCTCGGTGCCGACTTCAGCTACCGCGAGGAGTTCGCCAAGCTCGACGTCGAGGCGCTCAAGGCCGACATCGCCCAGACCCTGCGCACCTCGCAGGACTGGTGGCCCGCCGACTTCGGCCACTACGGCGGCCTGATGATCCGGATGAGCTGGCACTCCGCCGGCACCTACCGCGTCCAGGACGGCCGCGGCGGCGCGGGCGACGGCGGCCAGCGGTTCGCCCCGCTCAACTCGTGGCCCGACAACGCCAACCTCGACAAGGCCCGCCGCCTGCTGTGGCCGGTGAAGCAGAAGTACGGCCAGAAGATCTCCTGGGCCGACCTGCTGGTGCTCGCCGGCAACGTCGCCCTCGAGGACATGGGCTTCGAGACCTTCGGCTTCGCCTTCGGCCGCGAGGACGTCTGGGAGCCGGAGGAGATCTTCTGGGGTCCGGAGGACACCTGGCTCGGCGACGAGCGCTACTCCGGCGAGCGCGAGCTCGGCGAGGGCCTCGGCGCCGTCCAGATGGGCCTGATCTACGTCAACCCCGAGGGCCCCAACGGCAACCCCGACCCGGTGGCCTCGGCGCGGGACATCCGCGAGACCTTCGCCCGGATGGCGATGAACGACGAGGAGACGGTCGCGCTCATCGCCGGCGGCCACACCTTCGGCAAGACCCACGGCGCCGGTGACGCCGACCTCGTCGGTCCCGAGCCCGAGGGCGCCGAGCTCGAGAACCAGGGCCTCGGCTGGCTGAGCTCGTACGGCTCCGGCAAGGGCGGCGACACCATCACGTCCGGCCTCGAGGTCACCTGGACCGACGTCCCCACCCAGTGGAGCAACCGCTACTTCGAGATCCTCTTCGGCTACGAGTGGGAGCTCACCGAGAGCCCGGCCGGCGCCAAGCAGTGGGTCGCGAAGACCGACGACGCGATCATCCCCGACGCGCACGACCCGTCGAAGAAGCACCGCCCCACGATGCTCACCTCCGACCTCGCGCTGCGCTTCGACCCGGCCTACGAGAAGATCTCGCGCCGCTTCCTGGACAACCCCGACCAGTTCGCGGAGGCCTTCGCCAAGGCCTGGTACAAGCTGCTCCACCGCGACATGGGCCCCGTCGGGCCGCACCTGCTCGGCCCGTGGGTCCCCGAGGCCCAGCTGTGGCAGGACCCGGTCCCACCGGTCGAGGGCCAGCTGGTCGGCGACGCCGACATCGCCTCGCTGAAGGAGAAGCTGCTGGCCTCCGGGCTCAGCGTCTCCCAGCTGGTGTCGCTCGCCTGGGCGTCCGCCGCGACCTTCCGCCGCACCGACCGGCGCGGCGGTGCCAACGGCGCCCGCATCCGCCTCGAGCCGCAGCGCGGCTGGGCCGCCCACGCCGACCTCGACCTCGACACCTCGCTCGCGGCGATCGAGCGCGTGCAGCAGGAGTTCAACTCCGCCGGCGGCGCGCAGGTCTCGCTGGCCGACCTCATCGTCCTCGGCGGCGCCGCGGCGATCGAGAAGGCCGCGAAGGACGCCGGTCACGACGTGACCGTGCCGTTCACCCCCGGCCGTACGGACGCCACCCAGGAGCAGACCGACGTCGACTCGATGCGCTGGCTCGAGCCCCGCGCCGACGGGTTCCGCAACTGGGCCCGGCCCGGCGAGAAGCTCCAGCCCGAGAAGCTGCTGGTCGACAAGGCGTACCTGCTGGGTCTCTCCGCACCCCAGATGACCGTCCTGCTGGGCGGCCTGCGGGCCCTCGGCGCCAACGCCGGCGGCACCTCGCACGGCGTGCTGACCGACCGGCCGGGCGTCCTGACCAACGACTTCTTCGCCCACCTGCTGTCCCCGGGCACGCAGTGGAAGGCGTCGCAGTCGGAGGAGGGCGTCTACGAGATCCGCGACGTCGCCTCGGGTGAGCTCAGGTGGACGGCCACGGCGGTCGACCTGGTCCTCGGCTCGAACTCCCAGCTCCGCGCCCTCGCCGAGGTCTACGCCAGCGAGGACGCGCGCGACAGGTTCGTCGCCGACTTCGTCGCCGCGTGGGCCCAGGTCATGGACAACGACAGGTTCGACCTGCGCTGA
- a CDS encoding DUF1540 domain-containing protein, with the protein MTTMDLLPLISSCSVDGCSYNHDHDCHAGAITVTDAAGAACGTYVDAHDKGGIDASGHVGACHRSDCAHNDHLECTASGVEVGAGADRADCLTFSPA; encoded by the coding sequence ATGACGACCATGGACCTTCTTCCCCTGATCAGCTCGTGCAGCGTGGACGGTTGCTCCTACAACCACGACCACGACTGCCACGCCGGTGCGATCACCGTCACCGACGCGGCCGGTGCCGCCTGCGGGACGTACGTCGACGCCCATGACAAGGGCGGCATCGACGCCAGCGGCCACGTCGGCGCCTGCCACCGCTCCGACTGCGCCCACAACGACCACCTCGAGTGCACCGCATCCGGAGTCGAGGTCGGCGCCGGGGCCGACCGCGCCGACTGCCTCACCTTCTCACCGGCCTGA
- a CDS encoding MmcQ/YjbR family DNA-binding protein, whose product MAVLDDVLHLGSTLERSYVATVRGRLKFRVGSIVYVAFSEDETVMGFAFPKEERDALVGSDARFHLPGESDLRFNWVHATLAELDPAEAREIVVDAWRMVVPQRLARAYDVAHPRGPG is encoded by the coding sequence ATGGCGGTGCTCGACGACGTCCTTCACCTGGGCTCGACCCTGGAGCGGTCGTACGTCGCCACCGTGCGCGGGCGCCTGAAGTTCCGGGTCGGGTCGATCGTCTACGTCGCGTTCTCCGAGGACGAGACCGTCATGGGGTTCGCGTTCCCGAAGGAGGAGCGCGACGCCCTCGTTGGCAGTGACGCGCGCTTCCACCTGCCCGGCGAGTCGGACCTGCGCTTCAACTGGGTGCACGCGACCCTGGCGGAGCTGGACCCGGCCGAGGCACGCGAGATCGTCGTGGACGCGTGGCGGATGGTGGTGCCGCAGCGCCTTGCCCGGGCGTACGACGTCGCGCACCCGCGCGGGCCGGGCTGA
- a CDS encoding SDR family NAD(P)-dependent oxidoreductase produces the protein MRLWRCDVADLDDVRRFTADLAGEVPDLHAVVHNAGVMPPTRTESPQGHELSMAVHLVGPVVMTEALRGPLAAGSSGGRVVLVSSGGMYGQPLRADDPGYTTGDYSPTTSYARSKRWQVEMAPLLGERWAAGRITVATMHPGWADTPGVQESLPTFRRVTRPVLRDDAQGADTSVWLTAVEPAPPTGRFWHDRVERPTHLLPTTRASEADRTRAWAWLREAAGLD, from the coding sequence GTGCGGCTGTGGCGCTGCGACGTCGCCGACCTCGACGACGTGCGCCGCTTCACCGCCGACCTCGCCGGCGAGGTCCCCGACCTCCACGCGGTCGTGCACAACGCCGGCGTCATGCCGCCGACCCGCACCGAGTCGCCCCAGGGCCACGAGCTCAGCATGGCCGTGCACCTGGTCGGTCCGGTCGTGATGACCGAGGCACTGCGTGGCCCGCTCGCGGCCGGCTCGTCCGGCGGGCGGGTGGTGCTGGTGAGCAGCGGCGGGATGTACGGCCAGCCCCTGCGGGCCGACGACCCCGGATACACCACCGGCGACTACTCGCCGACGACCTCGTACGCCCGCTCCAAGCGCTGGCAGGTCGAGATGGCGCCGCTGCTCGGCGAGCGCTGGGCGGCCGGCCGGATCACCGTGGCGACCATGCACCCGGGCTGGGCCGACACCCCCGGCGTGCAGGAGTCGCTGCCGACCTTCCGCCGCGTCACGCGGCCGGTCCTGCGCGACGACGCGCAGGGCGCCGACACCAGCGTGTGGCTCACCGCGGTCGAGCCCGCCCCGCCGACCGGCCGCTTCTGGCACGACCGCGTCGAGCGGCCGACCCACCTGCTCCCGACCACCCGCGCCAGCGAGGCCGACCGGACCCGGGCGTGGGCGTGGCTGCGCGAGGCCGCCGGGCTCGACTGA
- a CDS encoding Fur family transcriptional regulator: MDDHTTEPEFEHLLRSVDLRVTRPRLAVLRAVRRHPHADTGSVLAAVRAEEPTVSHQAVYDVLGALSDSGLVRRIQPAGSVARYELRVGDNHHHVVCRSCGVVADVDCAVGHRPCLDASETHGFAIDEAEVTYWGLCPACSTAPATSTATEN; encoded by the coding sequence ATGGACGACCACACGACCGAGCCCGAGTTCGAGCACCTGCTCCGCAGCGTTGACCTGCGGGTCACGCGCCCGCGTCTCGCCGTCCTGCGCGCCGTACGCCGCCACCCGCACGCCGACACCGGCAGCGTGCTCGCGGCCGTACGCGCCGAGGAGCCGACCGTGTCGCACCAGGCCGTCTACGACGTGCTGGGTGCGCTGTCGGACTCCGGGCTGGTCCGCCGGATCCAGCCCGCCGGCTCGGTCGCCCGCTACGAGCTGCGCGTGGGGGACAACCACCACCACGTGGTCTGCCGCTCGTGCGGCGTCGTCGCCGACGTCGACTGCGCCGTCGGCCACCGCCCGTGCCTCGACGCCTCCGAGACCCACGGCTTCGCCATCGACGAGGCCGAGGTCACCTACTGGGGGCTCTGCCCCGCCTGCTCCACCGCACCAGCAACCTCCACCGCGACCGAGAACTGA
- a CDS encoding GNAT family N-acetyltransferase, translated as MLSLQIDDDVRLADLEPWHAEQLAGLLRAHGPDFYEWLPWEGFEQVDAARSFLEGFAKSRGETGRRIFGIWVGRELVGATLFPSFNPRAATAEVGVLLASTARGRGIVTRAIAAMLDWAFDERGVHRVEWKCAPGNAPSRRMAQRLGFTHEGTLREVFPVREERQDLEVWAILSREWSGLPAHAG; from the coding sequence GTGCTGAGCCTGCAGATCGACGACGACGTCCGCCTGGCCGACCTCGAACCATGGCACGCCGAGCAGCTCGCCGGGCTGCTCCGCGCGCACGGGCCGGACTTCTACGAGTGGCTGCCGTGGGAGGGTTTCGAGCAGGTCGACGCTGCCCGGTCGTTCCTCGAGGGCTTCGCGAAGTCCCGCGGCGAGACCGGCCGCCGCATCTTCGGCATCTGGGTCGGCCGCGAGCTGGTGGGCGCCACCCTGTTCCCGAGCTTCAACCCGCGCGCCGCGACCGCGGAGGTGGGCGTCCTCCTCGCCTCCACCGCCCGCGGCCGCGGCATCGTGACGCGGGCCATCGCGGCCATGCTCGACTGGGCGTTCGACGAGCGCGGCGTGCACCGCGTCGAGTGGAAGTGCGCGCCGGGCAACGCGCCGAGCCGCCGGATGGCGCAGCGTCTGGGCTTCACCCACGAGGGCACGCTCCGCGAGGTGTTCCCCGTGCGGGAGGAGCGCCAGGACCTCGAGGTCTGGGCGATCCTCTCGCGGGAGTGGTCCGGCCTGCCGGCGCACGCGGGGTAG
- a CDS encoding aldo/keto reductase, with amino-acid sequence MQTRTLGNQQVGAIGLGLMTFDQTGVQPRQQLLDTVSAALDAGVTLFDTADAYGAGDASGAGAQGQNERLVASLLDELGVRDRVLLATKGGHVRTEDGGWDVDSSATHLKEAVDASLQRLGVEQLSLWQHHRPDPKVPYDEVIGTLKEIADSGKVAHVGLSNANPQQIRDAHAVLGDALASVQNQFSPKFRSSKPEIDVCDELGIAFLPWSPLGGLSDAKELADQHPAFAEIAADRGVSAQQVALAWELAQSPVVIPIPGAKRPSSITDSAAAADIELTADELARLDAS; translated from the coding sequence ATGCAGACTCGCACCCTCGGCAACCAGCAGGTCGGCGCCATCGGCTTGGGCCTGATGACCTTCGACCAGACCGGCGTCCAGCCGCGCCAGCAGCTCCTCGACACCGTCTCCGCGGCGCTCGACGCCGGCGTGACGCTCTTCGACACCGCCGACGCCTACGGGGCCGGCGACGCGTCGGGCGCGGGGGCGCAGGGCCAGAACGAGCGCCTCGTCGCCTCCCTCCTCGACGAGCTGGGCGTGCGCGACCGGGTGCTGCTCGCGACCAAGGGCGGGCACGTCCGCACCGAGGACGGCGGCTGGGACGTCGACTCCTCGGCCACCCACCTCAAGGAGGCCGTGGACGCCAGCCTGCAGCGGCTCGGCGTCGAGCAGCTCTCGCTGTGGCAGCACCACCGCCCTGATCCGAAGGTCCCCTACGACGAGGTCATCGGCACGCTCAAGGAGATCGCCGACAGCGGCAAGGTCGCCCACGTCGGGCTCTCCAACGCGAACCCCCAGCAGATCCGCGACGCGCACGCCGTCCTCGGCGACGCGCTGGCCAGCGTGCAGAACCAGTTCAGCCCCAAGTTCCGCTCCAGCAAGCCCGAGATCGACGTGTGCGACGAGCTCGGCATCGCGTTCCTGCCGTGGAGCCCGCTGGGCGGCCTCTCCGACGCCAAGGAGCTCGCCGACCAGCACCCCGCCTTCGCCGAGATCGCGGCCGACCGCGGTGTGAGCGCCCAGCAGGTCGCCCTGGCGTGGGAGCTGGCGCAGTCACCGGTCGTCATCCCGATCCCCGGCGCCAAGCGCCCCTCGTCGATCACCGACTCGGCCGCCGCTGCCGACATCGAGCTCACCGCCGACGAGCTGGCCCGCCTCGACGCGAGCTGA
- a CDS encoding MOSC domain-containing protein has product MSSRVHSIHLSPGRRLPTKAVPSVEAEAGAGLVGDRYHGSRHRHVTVQALDDLAAAAEVLGRPVDPGLTRRNITLTGGPIPTRPGERMRIGGVELEVVRIAAPCRLLDDWLGPGAMQALRSPRGGTVFRLLSSGTISVGDEAEVGTV; this is encoded by the coding sequence GTGAGCTCGCGCGTGCACTCGATCCACCTCTCCCCGGGCCGTCGGCTGCCCACGAAGGCCGTGCCGTCGGTCGAGGCCGAGGCCGGCGCCGGCCTGGTGGGCGACCGCTACCACGGCAGCCGGCACCGTCACGTCACCGTGCAGGCGCTCGACGACCTCGCGGCCGCGGCCGAGGTGCTCGGCCGCCCGGTCGACCCGGGCCTGACGCGGCGCAACATCACCCTGACCGGCGGACCGATCCCGACCCGGCCGGGCGAGCGGATGCGGATCGGGGGCGTCGAGCTCGAGGTCGTCCGGATCGCGGCTCCGTGCCGGCTCCTCGACGACTGGCTCGGTCCCGGCGCGATGCAGGCGCTGCGCTCGCCGCGCGGCGGCACGGTGTTCCGGCTGCTGTCGTCGGGCACGATCAGCGTCGGCGACGAGGCCGAGGTGGGGACGGTATGA
- a CDS encoding alanine/glycine:cation symporter family protein, producing MKSEAADTVAAEGTQQEWEWLATIEDAINSTFDPIADAVASVIFYAPTIGGVTFPLIVLWLVVAAIVFTIYFKGIQFRSWRTSMDLVRGKFSRASDPGEVTHFQALSSAVSGTVGLGNIAGVGAAVTLGGPGATFWMIIAGLFGMCTKFVECTLGVKYREVHEDGSVTGGPFRYLPVAFERFGSGVSRALTIIFAVALFLFGAVGGNMFQANQTFAQAQEVTGGEDGFLGSSGSALIFGIVLAMLVGAVIIGGITSIARVTSRLVPVMAILYLGTCLLVILGNIPNIPGAIGTIITGAFNPEGVAGGALGVLIIGFQRAAFSNEAGVGSAPIAHSAVKTKHPVSEGFVALLEPFIDTVVICTMTALTIVIADSAYYSEQREIVAGGGPTPDGVVVTSRAFETFLPQFPVILAIAVALFAFSTLITWSYYTMKAWTELFGRSKRSEATFKIVFCLFTVVGSVMTFTSVLTFADSMLFVCAIVNLLACYILLPKVREELRSFREGRRTGAIKEVPVEERATT from the coding sequence ATGAAATCCGAGGCGGCAGACACAGTGGCGGCAGAAGGCACCCAGCAGGAGTGGGAATGGCTGGCGACGATCGAGGACGCGATCAACTCCACCTTCGACCCCATCGCCGACGCGGTGGCGTCGGTCATCTTCTACGCGCCGACGATCGGCGGGGTCACGTTCCCGCTCATCGTGCTGTGGCTCGTGGTCGCGGCGATCGTCTTCACGATCTACTTCAAGGGCATCCAGTTCAGGTCCTGGAGGACGTCGATGGACCTGGTGCGCGGCAAGTTCTCCCGCGCCAGCGATCCCGGTGAGGTCACGCACTTCCAGGCGCTGTCCTCGGCGGTGTCGGGCACGGTCGGCCTCGGCAACATCGCGGGCGTCGGCGCCGCGGTCACGCTCGGCGGCCCCGGTGCGACGTTCTGGATGATCATCGCCGGCCTCTTCGGCATGTGCACCAAGTTCGTCGAGTGCACGCTGGGCGTGAAGTACCGCGAGGTCCACGAGGACGGCAGCGTGACGGGCGGCCCGTTCCGCTACCTCCCGGTCGCGTTCGAGCGCTTCGGCAGCGGCGTGTCCCGCGCCCTCACCATCATCTTCGCCGTCGCGCTGTTCCTGTTCGGCGCGGTCGGCGGCAACATGTTCCAGGCCAACCAGACCTTCGCCCAGGCGCAGGAGGTGACCGGTGGCGAGGACGGCTTCCTCGGGTCCTCGGGCTCGGCGCTGATCTTCGGCATCGTGCTCGCCATGCTGGTCGGTGCGGTGATCATCGGCGGCATCACCTCGATCGCGCGGGTGACCTCGAGGCTCGTGCCGGTGATGGCGATCCTCTACCTCGGCACCTGCCTGCTCGTGATCCTCGGCAACATCCCCAACATCCCGGGGGCGATCGGCACGATCATCACCGGTGCCTTCAACCCCGAGGGGGTCGCCGGCGGCGCGCTCGGCGTCCTGATCATCGGGTTCCAGCGGGCGGCGTTCTCCAACGAGGCGGGCGTCGGCTCCGCGCCGATCGCCCACTCGGCGGTCAAGACCAAGCACCCCGTCAGCGAGGGCTTCGTCGCGCTCCTCGAGCCGTTCATCGACACCGTCGTCATCTGCACCATGACCGCGTTGACGATCGTGATCGCCGACTCGGCCTACTACTCCGAGCAGCGCGAGATCGTCGCCGGCGGTGGCCCGACCCCGGACGGCGTCGTGGTGACCTCGCGGGCGTTCGAGACGTTCCTCCCGCAGTTCCCGGTGATCCTCGCCATCGCGGTCGCCCTGTTCGCGTTCTCGACGCTGATCACCTGGTCCTACTACACGATGAAGGCCTGGACCGAGCTGTTCGGGCGGTCCAAGCGCAGTGAGGCGACCTTCAAGATCGTGTTCTGCCTCTTCACCGTCGTCGGCAGCGTCATGACCTTCACCTCGGTCCTCACCTTCGCCGACTCGATGCTCTTCGTCTGTGCGATCGTCAACCTGCTCGCCTGCTACATCCTGCTGCCCAAGGTGCGCGAGGAGCTGCGCTCGTTCCGTGAGGGACGGCGTACGGGTGCCATCAAGGAGGTCCCGGTCGAGGAGCGCGCGACCACCTGA
- a CDS encoding DinB family protein — MTDLLDPAAALQHYLQSSRDALLWKLDGLGERDLRLPRTPTGTNLLGIVRHVANVEIGYFGPTFGREWPEPDHPLVVTDEDYDADPQRDWWVPAEVSATDVADFYRAVAAFGDATIADLPLDAVGAVPWWPEERREVSLHRIIVHVIVDTTRHAGHADILREGIDGAAGLTVAAPNLPDVDWPAYVDRLRQVAERFEPGSSHP, encoded by the coding sequence GTGACCGACCTCCTGGACCCCGCGGCAGCCCTCCAGCACTACCTCCAGTCGTCCCGCGACGCGCTGCTCTGGAAGCTCGACGGGCTCGGCGAGCGCGACCTGCGGCTACCGCGTACGCCGACAGGCACCAACCTGCTCGGCATCGTCCGGCACGTCGCCAACGTCGAGATCGGCTACTTCGGACCCACCTTCGGCCGGGAGTGGCCCGAGCCCGACCACCCCCTGGTGGTCACCGACGAGGACTACGACGCCGACCCCCAGCGTGACTGGTGGGTCCCCGCCGAGGTCTCCGCCACGGACGTCGCCGACTTCTACCGGGCGGTGGCGGCCTTCGGTGACGCGACCATCGCGGACCTGCCGCTCGACGCGGTCGGTGCGGTGCCGTGGTGGCCCGAGGAGCGACGCGAGGTCTCCCTGCACCGGATCATCGTCCACGTCATCGTCGACACCACCCGGCACGCCGGCCACGCCGACATCCTCCGCGAGGGCATCGACGGCGCCGCCGGCCTCACGGTCGCCGCCCCGAACCTGCCCGACGTCGACTGGCCGGCGTACGTCGACAGGCTGAGACAGGTGGCGGAGCGGTTCGAGCCGGGATCGTCCCACCCCTAG